The following are encoded in a window of Fulvia fulva chromosome 7, complete sequence genomic DNA:
- a CDS encoding Zn(2)-C6 fungal-type transcription factor afumD: protein MCRLGQKKSRKGCINCKRRRVKCDELAPCRNCIRRGEDCSLLAPSPSSASERHDMAAEASATPQEWMDDLALMRHFVKWTTKEPFGAREEVQYLWQEVVTDMALEYPFLMHGVLSLASLHLVHVKPEEADKYLRICDRHQTRAVEMFRGLLSSEIVAQNATPMFALSSCISIASMSRQCATAAIQPEPQFVDIDQVCEMFLLTRGVADVVSACHESISKGPLAAMMTGYLLPADEDPLALPTTVTQRLEDLYHLAEKACPEEDKFDACKHALLQLDKTYQAIAYYDARNELQTGHAWSWMTSIPFLFVLMIQAREPVALIILADFAAASMSIESAWYTQKWGSYCLQGISMTLKDVEAGDWLEWPRRHAQSNMSVLRQSKTPVNAAP, encoded by the exons ATGTGCCGTCTTGGTCAAAAAAAGTCCCGGAAAGGATGCATCAATTGCAAGCGACGACGTGTGAAA TGCGACGAATTGGCGCCATGCCGCAACTGCATCCGCCGAGGCGAGGACTGCAGCTTGTTGGCTCCATCACCGAGCTCG GCCAGCGAAAGGCACGATATGGCAGCTGAAGCATCGGCGACTCCCCAAGAATGGATGGACGACCTCGCGTTGATGCGACACTTCGTCAAGTGGACTACCAAGGAGCCGTTCGGAGCACGCGAAGAGGTTCAGTACCTATGGCAGGAAGTGGTTACAGACATGGCCCTTGAGTATCCATTCCTTATG CACGGCGTACTATCCCTAGCATCGCTCCATCTCGTCCATGTCAAGCCGGAGGAAGCCGACAAATATCTACGCATTTGCGATCGTCACCAGACGAGAGCAGTGGAGATGTTCCGTGGCCTGCTCTCATCTGAGATAGTCGCGCAGAACGCTACACCAATGTTTGCCCTGTCAAGCTGCATCTCAATAGCGTCAATGTCTCGACAGTGTGCGACGGCGGCGATACAGCCCGAACCGCAGTTCGTAGACATCGACCAGGTGTGCGAGATGTTTCTCTTGACCAGGGGAGTTGCCGATGTTGTTAGCGCGTGCCACGAATCGATAAGTAAAGGTCCGCTGGCTGCCATGATGACGGGATACCTTCTACCAGCCGACGAAGATCCACTCGCGTTACCAACCACTGTTACCCAGAGGCTGGAGGACTTGTATCATCTGGCAGAAAAAGCATGTCCCGAGGAAGACAAGTTTGATGCCTGCAAACACGCGCTGTTGCAGCTCGATAAAACATACCAAGCCATCGCTTACTACGATGCTCGGAATGAGTTGCAGACCG GGCATGCATGGAGCTGGATGACTTCCATACCGTTTCTATTCGTTCTGATGATCCAAGCGAGAGAACCAGTAGCACTGATCATTCTGGCGGACTTCGCGGCAGCGTCAATGTCCATAGAGTCTGCTTGGTACACGCAGAAGTGGGGTTCATATTGCTTGCAAGGCATCAGCATGACACTCAAGGACGTGGAAGCTGGCGACTGGCTCGAATGGCCGAGAAGACATGCGCAGTCGAACATG AGTGTACTGCGGCAGAGCAAGACTCCCGTCAATGCTGCTCCATGA
- a CDS encoding Cocaine esterase yields MRDGTTLRGDIFRPITSDETPVPALLVWSPCGISGARVLNLSFMPDRADIPESALSGYEKFEGPDPAEWVPHGYAVVNMDARGAFDSEGDIRALGSGEGEDGFDVVEDVAKMHWCTGHVALVGNSWLAMAAYHIAVQQPTSLKCFAPLEGASDFYREDVVSWGSSAAWFWYAVMAGFSGRGQTENPAAVAEQHPDWCAYWEDKRVDFRKIPIPAYVLANFSTGLHTEGNVRRFEESKTMQKWLTCHDTQEWYDLYSSKRIEELASFFDRFLKGIYNDFEKTPKVRAALLGFNQPNMTDVVLEGWPAPQTQYTKLFLSQGGCLADSAPQEAGTASYRSDIQAEQKDADSEEVTFSHTFTERNHLPGYSKAELHVSCPDHDDLDIFLQIRKADKEGNILRSQNIPLSALNMSQEDVPPVNPLQCLGPTGICRASRRVLDEKLNKPCYPVPSLRKNEKV; encoded by the exons ATGCGCGATGGCACAACTCTCCGGGGTGACATCTTCCGCCCTATCACCAGCGATGAGACTCCAGTCCCCGCTCTCCTAGTCTGGTCTCCCTGCGGCATATCCGGCGCCCGAGTCCTGAACCTCTCATTCATGCCCGACCGCGCTGATATCCCAGAATCCGCATTGTCCGGGTATGAGAAATTCGAAGGGCCTGATCCGGCTGAGTGGGTTCCGCACGGGTATGCTGTGGTAAACATGGATGCGCGTGGGGCGTTTGATTCTGAGGGTGATATTCGGGCTCTTGGTTCCGGTGAGGGGGAGGATGGGTTTGATGTGGTTGAGGATGTTGCGAAAATGCATTGGTGTACGGGGCATGTGGCGCTTGTGGGAAATTCTTGGCTCGCAATGGCAGCGTATCATATTGCAGTTCAACAACCTACGTCCTTGAAGTGCTTCGCACCGCTGGAGGGCGCGAGCGATTTCTATAGGGAAGACGTCGTGTCGTGGGGCAGTTCCGCGGCCTGG TTCTGGTATGCTGTCATGGCCGGCTTTTCAGGTCGAGGCCAAACAGAGAACCCTGCTGCGGTAGCAGAGCAGCACCCAGACTGGTGTGCGTACTGGGAAGACAAGAGAGTAGATTTTCGTAAGATCCCAATCCCGGCGTACGTACTTGCAAACTTCTCGACCGGCTTGCATACCGAGGGGAACGTACGGCGTTTTGAGGAATCGAAGACTATGCAGAAGTG GCTTACATGTCATGACACGCAAGAGTGGTACGACTTGTACTCTTCCAAGCGAATCGAAGAACTCGCCTCTTTCTTCGACCGCTTTCTCAAAGGCATCTACAATGACTTCGAAAAGACACCAAAAGTGCGAGCTGCACTTCTCGGCTTCAATCAGCCAAACATGACCGATGTCGTCCTCGAAGGCTGGCCAGCACCACAGACTCAGTACACTAAGCTCTTCCTGTCCCAAGGCGGATGCCTGGCAGACTCCGCACCGCAAGAGGCCGGCACAGCCTCCTACCGATCCGACATCCAAGCCGAGCAGAAAGACGCCGATTCCGAAGAAGTCACGTTCTCACACACCTTCACCGAAAGAAACCATCTCCCCGGCTACTCCAAGGCCGAACTTCACGTCTCCTGCCCAGACCACGACGACCTCGACATCTTCCTCCAGATCCGCAAAGCAGACAAGGAAGGGAACATCCTCCGTTCCCAGAACATTCCACTCTCCGCGCTCAACATGTCGCAGGAAGACGTCCCACCAGTCAACCCACTCCAGTGTCTCGGACCAACCGGGATCTGTCGCGCGAGTCGTCGGGTTTTGGATGAGAAGTTGAATAAGCCGTGCTATCCGGTGCCATCGTTGAGGAAGAATGAGAAGGTCTAG
- a CDS encoding Brix domain-containing protein — protein sequence MAKRRVKKRTHVGSKPGLGPGSGKAGSHAPPKSGTRPPKSMVIRVGASEVGQSISQLVRDVRGMMEPDTASRLKERRSNKLRDFTTMAGPLGVTHLMLFSKSANGNTNLRLALTPRGPTFHFRVEKYSLCKDVHKSMKRPKTGGSEHLTAPLLVMNGLVSKDEENGEPKPKVPKHLETLTTEVFRSLFPPINPTRTPLSDVKRTMLLERVPQDPSSDAAQYILNLRHYAIETRTAKSVPKPLRRLDAADKLAHAGQKRKRGALPNLGKLNDVSDYLLDPQGADGFTSGSESEPDTDAEVEIVAATARKVQKRKAQKDTSERRAAAGANVEKKAIKLYELGPRMRLRLTKVEEGVCNGKVMWHEYIHKTPEEIKKMDKKKEQERQVKDRRRAEQKANVEKKRAERKASGQHGEEDDDEDEDLEDLSDDDEWDDDEMENDEEADGGAEIEDDEMRDGGSSEDEDAG from the coding sequence ATGGCCAAGAGAAGAGTGAAGAAGCGCACACATGTTGGCTCGAAGCCCGGTCTCGGGCCTGGGTCAGGCAAAGCAGGAAGTCATGCGCCGCCCAAGTCAGGCACGCGACCGCCGAAGAGCATGGTCATTCGGGTAGGAGCCAGCGAGGTTGGCCAGAGCATATCGCAGCTTGTAAGAGATGTGCGAGGAATGATGGAGCCGGACACAGCTTCGAGGCTGAAGGAGAGAAGATCGAACAAGCTACGCGACTTCACCACCATGGCCGGACCGCTGGGCGTCACACATCTTATGCTGTTCAGCAAAAGTGCCAATGGCAATACGAATCTGAGATTGGCGTTGACACCAAGGGGACCGACCTTCCACTTCCGAGTCGAGAAGTACAGCTTGTGCAAGGATGTTCACAAGAGCATGAAGAGACCGAAGACTGGTGGAAGCGAACACCTGACAGCACCATTGTTGGTCATGAACGGGCTGGTCTCGAAGGACGAGGAGAATGGAGAGCCAAAGCCGAAGGTACCCAAACATCTTGAGACCTTGACGACGGAGGTCTTCCGATCACTGTTTCCTCCCATCAACCCTACACGGACACCTCTATCGGACGTGAAGCGCACGATGCTGCTCGAGCGAGTACCCCAGGACCCCAGCTCAGATGCTGCACAATACATCCTCAACCTCAGACACTACGCGATCGAAACCCGAACAGCGAAATCGGTGCCTAAACCTCTTCGACGACTAGACGCAGCCGACAAGCTTGCGCACGCTGGCCAGAAACGAAAGCGTGGCGCGCTCCCAAATCTGGGCAAGCTCAATGACGTCTCCGACTACCTCCTCGACCCCCAAGGTGCCGATGGCTTCACCTCAGGCTCAGAATCTGAACCCGATACAGACGCCGAAGTCGAGATAGTGGCCGCAACAGCACGGAAAGTCCAAAAGCGAAAGGCCCAGAAAGACACCTCAGAACGCAGAGCAGCAGCGGGCGCAAATGTCGAGAAGAAAGCGATAAAACTTTACGAGCTAGGACCACGGATGCGGTTGCGGCTCACAAAAGTGGAAGAGGGCGTCTGCAATGGGAAGGTGATGTGGCACGAGTATATCCACAAGACACCAGAGGAGATCAAGAAGATGGATAAGAAGAAGGAGCAGGAGAGACAGGTCAAGGACAGGAGGAGAGCTGAGCAGAAAGCGAATGTGGAGAAGAAGCGGGCGGAGAGGAAAGCTAGTGGGCAGCATGGAGAGGAAGACGACGATGAAGACGAGGATCTGGAAGATCTCAGTGATGACGACGAGTGGGATGATGATGAGATGGAGAACGATGAGGAGGCTGATGGTGGAGCAGAGATCGAGGATGATGAGATGCGAGACGGAGGGAGCAGTGAGGACGAGGATGCTGGCTAG
- a CDS encoding ATP-dependent rRNA helicase RRP3, translating to MSSAKRRKVSHGEGKDSSPVQVTKKVTKRKDVPTGHEAPVKAAPSKPSPERTKRAHSEVEEDVEPAAEQEDEVEHSQSAQEDKSFAELGVIDQLCDACANLGFTKPTAIQKESIPIALEGRDIIGLAETGSGKTAAFALPILQALMAAPQHEQHKFGLVLAPTRELAYQISQQFEALGSLINVRCAVLVGGMDMVPQAIALNKNPHIIVATPGRLLDHLENTRGFSMRSLKYLVMDEADRLLDLDFGPILDKILQVLPSQRRTMLFSATMSTKLNNLTRAALQNPVKVSISSSSYQTVKNLMQHYIFIPHKFKDIYLVYLLNEFAGQTCIVFTRTINETQRIAFLLRALGRSAIPLHGQMTQSSRLGALNKFRGGSRDILVATDVAARGLDIPSVDLVLNFDLPPDSKTYVHRVGRTARAGKSGVAISVVTQYDIEIYQRIEKALGKKLEEYAAERDEVMVFAPRVAEAQRIAITEMKNEHEKRGGKGSGSGIGGGRAKGRGNRRDDMDVDEG from the coding sequence ATGTCGTCGGCCAAGAGGAGAAAAGTCTCGCACGGAGAGGGAAAAGACTCTTCTCCAGTGCAAGTCACGAAGAAAGTCACCAAGCGGAAAGATGTCCCGACCGGTCACGAGGCCCCAGTGAAAGCAGCACCCTCGAAGCCCAGTCCCGAACGCACGAAGCGAGCACACTCCGAAGTCGAAGAGGACGTCGAGCCTGCTGCAGAGCAAGAAGACGAAGTGGAACACAGTCAATCCGCCCAGGAGgacaagagcttcgccgagcTGGGCGTGATAGACCAGCTATGCGATGCCTGTGCGAATCTAGGCTTCACCAAGCCTACAGCGATCCAGAAAGAGTCAATACCTATAGCACTGGAAGGTCGGGACATCATCGGTCTGGCTGAGACGGGGAGTGGAAAGACAGCTGCTTTCGCTCTGCCAATCTTGCAGGCATTGATGGCAGCTCCCCAGCATGAACAGCACAAGTTCGGCCTGGTCCTAGCACCCACCCGAGAACTGGCATACCAGATCTCACAGCAATTTGAAGCCCTTGGCAGTCTGATAAACGTTCGATGTGCAGTCCTAGTCGGAGGCATGGACATGGTTCCTCAAGCCATCGCCCTCAACAAGAACCCTCACATCATAGTCGCCACACCTGGCCGTCTTCTCGACCATCTCGAAAACACCAGAGGCTTCTCCATGCGCTCCCTCAAATACCTAGTGATGGACGAAGCTGATCGCCTCCTCGACCTAGACTTCGGCCCCATCCTCGACAAAATCCTCCAAGTCCTCCCATCACAACGCCGCACCATGCTCTTCTCGGCCACAATGAGCACAAAACTCAACAACCTCACCCGCGCCGCTCTCCAGAACCCCGTAAAAGTCAGCATCTCCAGCAGCAGCTACCAAACCGTCAAGAATCTAATGCAGCACTACATCTTCATCCCGCACAAGTTCAAAGACATTTACCTTGTCTACCTCTTGAACGAATTCGCCGGACAGACTTGCATAGTCTTCACTCGAACCATCAACGAAACGCAACGGATCGCCTTCCTCCTGCGAGCTCTAGGCCGCTCTGCAATACCTCTCCACGGCCAAATGACCCAATCCTCCCGTCTCGGCGCTCTGAACAAGTTCCGTGGCGGTAGTCGCGACATACTCGTCGCCACGGACGTCGCAGCGCGTGGTCTGGACATCCCCTCAGTTGATCTAGTCCTAAACTTCGATCTTCCGCCCGATAGCAAGACGTACGTGCATCGTGTTGGTCGCACGGCGCGTGCGGGAAAGAGTGGTGTGGCGATCAGTGTGGTGACACAGTACGATATTGAAATATATCAACGGATTGAGAAGGCTCTCGGGAAGAAATTGGAAGAATATGCAGCGGAGCGGGACGAGGTCATGGTCTTCGCTCCTCGCGTAGCTGAAGCGCAGCGGATTGCGATTACGGAGATGAAGAACGAGCATGAGAAGAGAGGCGGCAAAGGATCTGGTAGTGGGATCGGCGGTGGGAGAGCGAAGGGTCGTGGCAATCGAAGAGATGACATGGATGTCGATGAGGGCTGA
- a CDS encoding N-glycosidase: protein MPQSATRSNKHAKPAENSASSTENDNYDDRDGTGPIFFWREWEEPHGFLCQFCRCTFIDKPGESPIPGHENTSTHQHTFNCAEQYMMCHKALILATPDPPQKKNTSSKRSTHPPPRPIPPERKHLPEAILTSDNPNQQKYLARSVAFTPRQEKLYNRCRFEIVVQGNYYKFTQNPELKAKLLATGDRQLVEAAPNDRTWGIGFLARDARKHGHQNGWGMNLLGKTLESVRELVRSEDEEGEEARLAIANEESGEV, encoded by the coding sequence ATGCCACAGTCAGCGACCCGCTCTAACAAGCACGCAAAACCAGCAGAGAATTCAGCTTCCAGCACAGAAAACGACAACTACGATGACAGAGACGGCACGGGTCCCATCTTCTTTTGGCGAGAATGGGAAGAACCGCACGGCTTCCTCTGTCAATTCTGCCGCTGCACCTTCATTGACAAGCCTGGCGAAAGCCCAATCCCAGGGCACGAGAATACCTCAACCCATCAGCATACTTTCAACTGCGCGGAGCAATACATGATGTGCCACAAAGCCCTCATCCTCGCCACGCCTGATCCACCTCAGAAGAAGAACACAAGCAGCAAAAGATCCACGCACCCGCCACCTCGACCTATTCCACCAGAGAGAAAGCATCTCCCCGAAGCCATTCTCACCTCCGACAACCCAAATCAGCAAAAATACCTAGCCCGCTCCGTGGCTTTCACTCCCAGGCAGGAGAAACTGTACAATCGCTGCAGATTCGAGATCGTAGTGCAGGGCAACTACTACAAGTTCACGCAGAATCCAGAGCTGAAGGCGAAACTGTTAGCGACTGGAGATCGTCAGCTCGTCGAGGCGGCGCCGAACGATCGGACTTGGGGGATTGGATTTTTGGCGAGAGATGCGAGGAAGCATGGTCATCAGAATGGGTGGGGGATGAATTTGCTTGGGAAGACATTGGAGAGTGTGAGGGAATTGGTACGGAGTGAAGATGAGGAGGGGGAGGAAGCTCGCCTGGCTATTGCTAACGAAGAAAGCGGAGAGGTATAG